The Natrinema salaciae genome includes a window with the following:
- a CDS encoding bacterio-opsin activator domain-containing protein, which translates to MITTDRARPILIVTDAREQESRLRTRLEKATNRDVRTVPATGDLEAVLESAAESEETRSDETTVDGKTATDGDSAADGEPASTAPCAVVVELDCPGEIRTVLQHVHGWLPDVPTIVAPRDGNERLATVALRSDATEYVPTNRDEDPIDLIVSTIGSRSGPESGRGRHHRILANKLPDEAFVIGEDGTYLEAKVRPGSADLYTMAADELPGTTLEEAFPDEVAAKLQECIDRAIRTDDVQSVEYDTETTEGDRRYEARVVPIEERMQGRRAVVWLARDITERVRRERQLRSRQDQLETLNRINAVVRQVIETLVEAPARDAIESEVCEQLVDSELYCGSWIAERTGDGQLSYRTGTGEADTYLERVRDFSIDQERPVARAARTGEIQTTNRLLEDEQAPEPLRAAAREDDVRSAIAVPITHEDATYGVLTVLASRDDAFSERERAGFRLLGETIGFTIMAVKNRQLLFADTVVELEFRIDGGDTFSFDLSEEYGCTCSLEWAGTTANGRTFQYVTIDGLDGETVLAEAGDHDSIEECRLIHDGDESCTIEMRLAKSGVRTLANHGATIRDVTVEDGIGTCVIEVSQDADVREIAEALTLVYENTELVARRQVDRPVRTAAERRDRILDQLTDRQLTTLRLAYYGGFFDWPRESTGEEIAESMNISPPTMHQHLRKGLKAILGEFFESDGH; encoded by the coding sequence ATGATCACGACAGACCGAGCGAGACCGATACTCATCGTGACGGACGCCAGAGAGCAGGAGAGCCGTCTCCGGACGCGTCTCGAAAAGGCGACCAATCGCGATGTCCGGACGGTTCCGGCGACCGGTGACCTCGAGGCGGTCCTCGAATCAGCGGCCGAAAGCGAGGAGACGCGTTCCGACGAAACGACGGTCGACGGGAAGACGGCGACCGACGGTGACTCGGCGGCCGACGGCGAACCCGCATCGACCGCTCCGTGCGCCGTCGTCGTCGAGCTCGACTGTCCCGGTGAAATTCGGACGGTCCTCCAGCACGTCCACGGCTGGCTCCCGGACGTGCCGACGATCGTCGCGCCCCGGGACGGCAACGAACGGCTCGCTACCGTCGCACTCCGATCCGACGCGACCGAATACGTGCCGACGAACCGCGACGAGGACCCCATCGATCTGATCGTCTCGACGATCGGTTCGCGGTCCGGGCCGGAGAGTGGCCGCGGCCGACACCACCGGATTCTCGCCAACAAGCTGCCCGACGAGGCCTTCGTCATCGGCGAGGACGGGACCTATCTCGAGGCCAAGGTCCGGCCCGGTTCGGCGGACCTCTACACGATGGCCGCCGACGAACTTCCCGGGACCACGCTCGAGGAGGCGTTCCCCGACGAGGTCGCCGCGAAGCTCCAGGAGTGCATCGATCGGGCGATTCGGACCGACGACGTTCAGTCGGTCGAGTACGACACCGAAACGACCGAGGGGGACCGTCGATACGAGGCGCGTGTCGTCCCGATCGAGGAGCGAATGCAGGGTCGACGCGCCGTCGTCTGGCTGGCGCGCGACATAACCGAACGGGTCCGTCGCGAGCGACAGCTCCGCTCGCGGCAGGACCAGCTCGAGACGCTCAACCGGATCAACGCGGTCGTCCGACAGGTGATCGAGACGCTGGTCGAGGCCCCGGCGCGGGACGCCATCGAGAGTGAGGTCTGTGAGCAGCTCGTCGATTCGGAGCTGTACTGCGGGTCGTGGATCGCCGAACGGACCGGCGACGGCCAGCTCTCCTACCGGACCGGCACGGGCGAGGCGGACACCTACCTCGAGCGCGTCCGGGATTTCTCGATCGATCAGGAGCGACCGGTGGCGAGGGCGGCACGGACCGGCGAGATCCAGACGACGAACCGTCTCCTCGAGGACGAACAGGCACCCGAGCCGCTCCGAGCGGCGGCCCGTGAAGACGACGTCAGATCCGCGATCGCCGTCCCAATTACGCACGAGGACGCGACCTACGGCGTCCTCACCGTCCTCGCGAGCCGTGACGACGCGTTCAGCGAGCGCGAGCGGGCCGGATTCAGACTGCTCGGCGAGACGATCGGCTTCACGATCATGGCCGTAAAGAACCGGCAACTGCTCTTCGCCGACACCGTCGTCGAACTCGAGTTTCGGATCGACGGCGGTGATACGTTCTCGTTCGACCTCTCCGAGGAGTACGGCTGCACCTGCTCGCTCGAGTGGGCCGGGACCACTGCGAACGGGCGCACCTTCCAGTACGTGACGATCGACGGGCTAGACGGGGAGACGGTTCTCGCGGAGGCCGGCGACCACGACTCCATCGAGGAGTGTCGGCTCATCCACGACGGGGACGAGAGCTGTACGATCGAAATGCGCCTGGCGAAGTCGGGGGTCCGTACGCTCGCGAATCACGGCGCGACGATCCGAGACGTCACGGTCGAGGACGGCATCGGAACGTGCGTGATCGAGGTCTCGCAGGACGCCGACGTCAGGGAGATCGCAGAGGCGCTGACCCTCGTCTACGAGAACACCGAACTCGTCGCGCGACGGCAGGTGGATCGGCCGGTTCGAACGGCAGCCGAACGGCGCGATCGAATCCTCGATCAGCTCACCGACCGCCAGCTCACGACGCTTCGACTGGCCTACTACGGCGGGTTCTTCGATTGGCCACGAGAGAGTACCGGCGAGGAGATCGCCGAATCGATGAACATCTCGCCGCCGACGATGCACCAGCACCTCCGAAAGGGGCTCAAGGCGATCCTCGGGGAGTTCTTCGAGAGCGACGGCCACTGA
- a CDS encoding iron transporter: MNRRRYLRGVAGIGAAGAAGFAGCLERLGFEEESAWANPPLVENRPDAVYLPASREEMGMYGTASDGDYAVALSYTFPHRFWTVEATSEGKQLVEVDADDSLHLMLTVWDRETDTVLPVDPTIEVLQDGSLVDAGISAPWPMISQRMGFHYGDNIRLPGEGEYTVRARVGPVTLDRTGAFEDRLDAAATLEVDFEYTRADITDLSFETIDEEDRGSPDALSLMDHGGHSGGDTQSGHGDGELGSPPMGQGPSIEELSGEVLGTERSGDANVSALVTDADRFGDGAYLAVFTRTPYNDIILPFTSLSATVERDGDTVYDGVPFTSLSATVERDGDTVYDGALVEALDSQFGHHYGVGVDEFADGDRVTVTVDSPPLVSRHDGYETAFFDFEAVSYTV; encoded by the coding sequence ATGAACCGTCGGCGTTATCTCCGTGGCGTGGCCGGGATCGGAGCGGCCGGAGCCGCCGGCTTCGCCGGCTGTCTCGAGCGACTCGGCTTCGAGGAGGAGTCGGCCTGGGCCAACCCGCCGCTGGTCGAGAATCGGCCGGACGCCGTCTACCTGCCGGCCTCGCGCGAGGAGATGGGAATGTACGGGACGGCGAGCGACGGCGATTACGCCGTCGCGCTCTCGTACACCTTCCCCCACCGGTTCTGGACCGTCGAGGCGACCAGCGAGGGCAAACAGCTCGTCGAAGTCGACGCCGACGATAGCCTCCATCTCATGCTGACCGTCTGGGACCGGGAGACGGACACCGTCCTTCCGGTGGACCCGACCATCGAGGTCTTGCAGGACGGCTCGCTCGTCGACGCCGGTATCTCCGCGCCGTGGCCGATGATCTCACAACGGATGGGGTTTCACTACGGTGACAACATCCGACTGCCAGGCGAAGGCGAGTACACGGTCCGCGCCCGCGTCGGTCCCGTTACGCTCGATCGAACCGGCGCGTTCGAGGACCGACTGGACGCCGCGGCGACGCTCGAGGTCGACTTCGAGTACACGCGGGCAGACATCACCGACCTCTCGTTCGAGACCATCGACGAGGAGGACCGGGGCAGCCCCGACGCGTTGTCGCTGATGGATCACGGCGGTCACAGCGGCGGGGATACCCAGTCCGGACACGGCGACGGCGAACTCGGTTCGCCGCCGATGGGGCAGGGGCCGTCGATCGAGGAGCTATCCGGCGAGGTTCTCGGAACCGAACGCAGCGGGGACGCGAACGTGTCGGCGCTCGTCACCGACGCCGATCGGTTCGGCGACGGCGCGTATCTGGCGGTCTTCACCAGAACGCCGTACAACGATATCATCCTCCCGTTCACCTCGCTGTCGGCGACCGTGGAGCGGGACGGGGACACCGTCTACGACGGAGTCCCGTTCACCTCGCTGTCGGCGACCGTGGAGCGGGACGGGGACACCGTCTACGACGGAGCGCTCGTGGAGGCCCTCGACAGTCAGTTCGGCCACCACTACGGAGTCGGCGTCGACGAGTTCGCGGACGGCGACCGCGTGACGGTGACCGTCGATTCCCCGCCGCTGGTGTCCCGCCACGACGGCTACGAGACGGCGTTTTTCGACTTCGAAGCGGTCTCGTATACGGTCTGA
- a CDS encoding orc1/cdc6 family replication initiation protein, producing MSSSGDDLFTRDDPIFENKELLEINHLPAEGRIVGRDDEISELANAVNPAIFGQSPSNLLIYGKTGTGKSLCAKYISERAVRVAGDEGVTSAFAYVDCAQDNTETQAVQTIAHTLNEPAITDVRIPDKGLSTSTYYKRLWTVLDSQYDVVLVILDEVDKLDDDDILMQLSRAGEAGKLESCKIGVIGISNKIKYKDRLDERVKSSLCEREFVFPPYDANQLRNIMQARSDAFKDGVLEPSVIPRAAALAAREHGDARKAIDILRYAGEIAQSKGSETVREEFVVQARERAETDRFRELIRGSTPHSRYVLQALAVLSLNAAEEDGFRTTKIYDVYEEICRQERSDPLSLRRVRDLLKEHAFLDILEQARRSGGSAEGSYTEHQLLEDPAVVRNVLVETDDS from the coding sequence ATGTCGAGTTCCGGCGACGACCTGTTCACGCGCGACGACCCGATCTTCGAGAACAAGGAGCTCCTCGAGATCAATCACCTTCCCGCCGAGGGGCGGATCGTCGGCCGGGACGACGAGATTTCCGAACTCGCGAACGCGGTCAACCCGGCGATCTTCGGGCAGAGCCCGAGCAACCTCCTCATCTACGGGAAGACGGGGACGGGCAAGTCCCTCTGTGCGAAGTACATCTCCGAACGAGCCGTCCGTGTCGCGGGAGACGAGGGCGTCACGTCGGCGTTCGCCTACGTCGACTGCGCGCAGGACAACACGGAGACACAGGCGGTCCAGACGATCGCCCACACGCTGAACGAGCCGGCGATCACCGACGTTCGGATTCCCGACAAGGGGCTCAGCACCTCGACGTACTACAAGCGCCTGTGGACGGTGCTGGACTCGCAGTACGACGTCGTTCTCGTCATCTTAGACGAGGTCGACAAGCTGGACGACGACGACATTCTCATGCAACTCTCGCGTGCGGGCGAGGCCGGGAAACTCGAGTCGTGCAAGATCGGCGTCATCGGGATCAGTAACAAGATCAAGTACAAGGACCGGTTAGACGAGCGAGTCAAGTCCAGTCTCTGCGAACGCGAGTTCGTCTTCCCGCCGTACGACGCGAATCAGCTCCGGAACATCATGCAGGCCCGCAGCGACGCGTTCAAAGACGGCGTGCTCGAGCCGTCGGTGATTCCCCGCGCCGCGGCGCTGGCCGCCCGCGAACACGGCGACGCGCGGAAAGCGATCGACATCCTCCGGTACGCCGGGGAGATCGCCCAATCGAAGGGCAGCGAGACGGTCCGGGAGGAGTTCGTCGTTCAGGCCCGCGAGCGGGCCGAGACCGACCGGTTTCGGGAGCTCATCCGCGGCTCGACGCCCCACTCCCGGTACGTCCTGCAGGCGCTCGCCGTCCTCTCGCTCAACGCGGCCGAGGAAGACGGCTTCCGAACGACGAAGATATACGACGTCTACGAGGAGATCTGTCGCCAGGAACGGTCCGATCCGCTCTCGTTGCGACGGGTTCGCGACCTGCTGAAGGAACACGCGTTCCTCGACATTCTCGAGCAGGCCCGCCGGAGCGGCGGGAGCGCGGAGGGGAGTTACACCGAACATCAGTTGCTCGAGGATCCGGCGGTCGTTCGGAACGTCCTCGTCGAGACGGACGACTCGTAG
- a CDS encoding alpha,alpha-trehalose-phosphate synthase (UDP-forming), giving the protein MRVTERLSSTTVRNRQRRADGCGRADEPSDADGPSCPGSLIVVSNRQPYRHEYADDASESDDDSANADGPPPNGGGPRSTAGTRAITVDEPTGGLTAGLDPVVQRTDGTWIAWGDGDADFDVTDERSCVAVPPGEEAYTLRRLELSEEAVDSYYYGFSNRVLWPLCHGFPDLIEDRSNDFEWYRTVNERFADAVADHASTDAVIWIQDYHLALAPRMVRESVPASATVAHFWHIPWPMPSTFRHCPAGGQLLEGLLGNDLLGVHVDRYADRFLECVDRFLPNATVDRSRRTVRYDGDTTRVVATPMGVDAESYDREARSSGPDRLSDLFEEYGIPTGTTIGLGLDRLDYTKGIPERLTALERFFERNPGWRGEFTFVQKATPSRTEIETYERHGELVRSEVQRINRRFETADWRPIVYTEDVLPQEAICSLYRRANVMVVSPLVDGMNLVAQEYIAASVDGDGTLVLSDRTGAHERLGSHALTIDPTDTDRFAAQLERALSMSPHERRWRMNTLRQRVFDGDIRSWMDTQFDWIRRVHGGRRRSETGPDSKERTPPV; this is encoded by the coding sequence ATGCGAGTTACCGAGCGGTTGTCGTCGACGACTGTACGAAATCGACAGCGACGGGCCGACGGCTGCGGGCGGGCGGACGAGCCGTCCGACGCCGACGGTCCCAGCTGTCCCGGTTCGTTGATCGTTGTCTCGAACCGGCAACCGTATCGCCACGAGTACGCGGACGACGCGTCGGAGTCGGACGACGACTCCGCGAACGCCGACGGACCCCCGCCGAACGGCGGCGGCCCCCGTTCGACAGCCGGAACCCGGGCCATCACGGTCGACGAGCCGACCGGTGGGCTGACCGCGGGCCTGGATCCCGTCGTTCAGCGGACCGATGGTACCTGGATCGCCTGGGGAGACGGCGACGCCGACTTCGACGTGACGGACGAGCGGAGCTGCGTGGCCGTCCCGCCCGGCGAGGAGGCATACACCCTGCGCCGGCTCGAGCTCTCCGAGGAGGCGGTCGACTCGTACTACTACGGGTTCAGTAATCGCGTCCTCTGGCCGCTCTGCCACGGCTTCCCCGACCTGATCGAGGACCGGTCGAACGACTTCGAGTGGTACCGGACGGTCAACGAGCGGTTCGCCGACGCGGTCGCCGATCACGCGTCCACCGACGCCGTGATATGGATTCAGGACTACCACCTCGCGCTCGCACCACGGATGGTCCGGGAGTCCGTGCCGGCGAGTGCGACGGTCGCTCACTTCTGGCACATCCCGTGGCCGATGCCGTCGACCTTCCGGCACTGCCCGGCCGGCGGCCAGCTCCTCGAGGGGCTGCTCGGCAACGACCTGCTCGGCGTTCACGTCGACCGGTACGCCGATCGGTTCCTCGAGTGCGTCGATCGGTTCCTTCCGAACGCGACGGTCGATCGAAGCCGTCGAACGGTCCGGTACGACGGAGACACGACCCGCGTCGTCGCGACGCCGATGGGCGTCGATGCCGAGTCATACGATCGAGAAGCGCGATCGAGCGGTCCGGATCGACTCTCCGACCTGTTCGAGGAGTACGGTATTCCAACCGGAACGACGATCGGACTGGGCCTCGATCGCCTCGACTACACGAAGGGGATTCCCGAACGTCTCACCGCGCTCGAGCGGTTCTTCGAACGGAATCCGGGATGGCGCGGCGAGTTCACGTTCGTTCAGAAGGCGACGCCCTCGCGAACGGAGATCGAGACCTACGAACGGCACGGCGAGCTCGTCCGCAGCGAAGTCCAGCGGATCAACCGCCGCTTCGAAACCGCCGACTGGCGGCCGATCGTCTACACGGAGGACGTCCTCCCCCAGGAAGCGATCTGCTCGCTCTACCGCCGCGCGAACGTGATGGTGGTGAGCCCGCTGGTCGACGGCATGAATCTGGTCGCACAGGAGTACATCGCCGCGAGCGTCGATGGCGACGGGACGCTGGTGTTGAGCGATCGGACCGGCGCACACGAGCGGCTCGGTTCACACGCACTGACGATCGATCCGACCGACACGGACAGGTTCGCCGCCCAACTCGAGCGGGCGCTTTCGATGTCCCCGCACGAACGGCGATGGCGGATGAACACGCTTCGCCAGCGCGTCTTCGACGGGGATATTCGATCGTGGATGGATACGCAGTTCGACTGGATCCGTCGCGTTCACGGCGGTCGTCGGCGATCCGAAACGGGCCCCGATTCGAAGGAACGAACGCCGCCGGTGTAG
- a CDS encoding winged helix-turn-helix domain-containing protein, translating into MKLRQPTDFLILEALEDKGRNVATNLAAHTGKSRKNINTRLPVLEDYGLVQKIGPAERSGLYEITSTGKAALVYRDQYDEVDDFDALIEGPNAGAEQDGEAQASFARGEDDADEE; encoded by the coding sequence GTGAAACTCCGCCAACCAACTGACTTCCTGATCCTCGAAGCGCTCGAGGACAAGGGTCGAAATGTCGCAACGAACCTGGCTGCACACACGGGCAAGAGCCGGAAAAACATCAACACGAGGCTTCCCGTACTGGAGGACTACGGTCTCGTCCAGAAGATCGGACCCGCGGAGCGGTCCGGGCTCTACGAGATCACCTCGACTGGGAAGGCGGCACTCGTCTACCGCGATCAGTACGACGAGGTCGACGACTTCGATGCGCTCATCGAAGGGCCGAACGCTGGCGCAGAGCAGGACGGTGAGGCGCAAGCCAGTTTCGCCCGCGGTGAAGACGACGCCGACGAGGAGTAA
- a CDS encoding M24 family metallopeptidase — protein MTSPFERRIAACRDRLAETDADLIVCFPSPNLTYLTGFEESPSERHLLLFVPRSGDPALVAPAMYEAQLSELPVADLQRRLWTDADDPLAHAADVLEGYALGANDPDPATVLVDDRLWATFVQDLRDLLPNAEFGLASRVLEPLRIRKDDVELAALRRAGAIADRVSLAIRERGDDLLGTTESELAAEIDRLLAAEGGSEPAFETIVAAGPNGARPHHHSGSREIEAGDPVVLDFGAFVDAELGGGTGRYPGDQTRTIVVGEPPAAYERVHEVVSAAQQAAIDAVEPGVTAGAVDRAARRVIDEAGYGDAFVHRTGHGVGLEVHEPPYIVDGNDRELEPGMVFSVEPGIYLEDEFGVRIEDLVAVTADGAERLNGTPRGWETGD, from the coding sequence ATGACCTCCCCGTTCGAGCGCCGGATCGCGGCCTGTCGGGACCGACTCGCGGAGACGGACGCCGACCTGATCGTCTGCTTCCCGAGCCCGAATCTGACCTATCTGACCGGCTTCGAGGAGTCGCCGTCCGAACGCCACCTGCTGCTGTTCGTCCCTCGGTCCGGCGATCCCGCGCTCGTCGCACCGGCGATGTACGAGGCGCAGCTGTCCGAACTCCCGGTCGCAGACCTCCAGCGTCGACTGTGGACCGACGCGGACGATCCGCTCGCACACGCCGCGGACGTCCTCGAGGGATACGCGCTCGGTGCGAACGACCCCGACCCGGCGACCGTTCTCGTCGACGACAGGCTGTGGGCGACGTTCGTGCAAGATCTCCGGGACCTGCTTCCGAACGCCGAGTTCGGTCTCGCGAGTCGCGTCCTCGAGCCCCTCCGGATTCGGAAAGACGACGTCGAACTCGCGGCGCTCCGCCGTGCCGGCGCGATCGCGGACCGCGTCTCGCTCGCGATTCGCGAGCGCGGTGACGACCTGCTCGGGACGACCGAATCGGAACTGGCGGCGGAGATCGACCGACTGCTCGCTGCGGAGGGCGGTTCGGAGCCGGCGTTCGAGACCATCGTCGCCGCCGGTCCGAACGGGGCCCGACCACACCACCACAGCGGCTCCCGGGAGATCGAGGCCGGTGACCCGGTCGTCCTCGATTTCGGTGCGTTCGTCGACGCGGAGCTCGGGGGCGGGACGGGCCGATATCCCGGCGATCAGACGCGGACGATCGTCGTCGGCGAGCCACCCGCGGCGTACGAGCGCGTTCACGAGGTCGTCAGTGCGGCGCAGCAGGCCGCGATCGACGCCGTCGAACCGGGCGTCACCGCCGGAGCGGTCGACCGCGCCGCCAGAAGGGTGATCGACGAGGCCGGCTACGGCGACGCCTTCGTCCACCGGACCGGCCACGGCGTCGGCCTCGAAGTCCACGAACCGCCGTACATCGTCGACGGCAACGACCGCGAACTCGAGCCCGGGATGGTCTTCAGCGTCGAGCCGGGAATTTACCTCGAGGACGAGTTCGGCGTCAGGATCGAGGATCTCGTCGCTGTGACCGCGGACGGCGCCGAGCGACTGAACGGGACGCCGCGTGGCTGGGAAACCGGCGACTGA
- a CDS encoding zinc metalloprotease: protein MKRRVFLGAVGSTASLGTLAYATRGSSETLDVRIWFSERAATYDGVADRIHEYLEEMLALDYWTLELSVGGTVSVSTEDAARLTTRGEWPMAVAAGELGRRDIERVSDVNLLVTDGGMEEAPTGYGIPHVASVGGARHIAELEPYDELVTDEARSIVPLTTPARTIQVLVHEIGHALGLAHEHGVAFIYEGALVATPMLSAYAWAPEYDAESSRCGTTIPAADDRERKLSLSFSSCARRALAPGGSVDS, encoded by the coding sequence GTGAAGCGCCGCGTCTTCCTCGGGGCAGTCGGATCGACGGCCTCGCTCGGGACGCTGGCGTACGCGACGCGCGGCTCGAGCGAGACACTCGACGTTCGGATCTGGTTTTCCGAGCGGGCCGCGACCTACGACGGCGTCGCCGATCGCATCCACGAGTACCTCGAAGAGATGCTCGCACTCGATTACTGGACGCTCGAGCTCTCCGTCGGCGGCACCGTTTCGGTCTCGACCGAGGACGCCGCACGCCTCACGACCCGCGGCGAGTGGCCGATGGCCGTCGCAGCGGGCGAGCTCGGCCGGCGCGACATCGAGCGGGTGTCGGACGTCAATCTGCTGGTGACCGACGGCGGGATGGAGGAGGCCCCGACCGGATACGGGATCCCGCACGTCGCATCGGTCGGCGGGGCGCGGCACATCGCCGAACTCGAGCCGTACGACGAACTGGTCACGGACGAGGCCCGATCGATCGTGCCGCTCACGACGCCGGCGCGGACGATTCAGGTACTGGTCCACGAGATCGGACACGCGCTTGGATTGGCCCACGAGCACGGCGTCGCGTTCATTTACGAGGGGGCGCTGGTCGCGACACCCATGCTCAGTGCCTACGCGTGGGCTCCCGAATACGACGCCGAGAGCTCGCGCTGTGGGACGACGATTCCGGCTGCGGACGACCGGGAACGAAAACTCAGCCTCTCCTTTTCGTCGTGCGCCCGCCGCGCGCTCGCCCCCGGCGGCAGCGTCGATTCGTGA
- the otsB gene encoding trehalose-phosphatase — MTATESPPRPFDERRSQLRATLEAAAGLVVCLDFDGTLAPIVDDPDTAVPTERNRDAVAALADDPRVTTAIVSGRALRDVRERIDGPSIYAGNHGLELARKGTVAVHPIARKRAAQIDRLCSILETALRSVPNCRVENKRLTGTIHFRSVPAAAEPIARRITREVVDRFGGDALALSTGKRILEIGPNVRWGKGNAVELIAADEPPETAVVYIGDDVTDESAFRAVEPDGTGIRVGGDSPSSASCRVESPAAVASVLSWLGSTGTELVARSGRSRSTCLETQ, encoded by the coding sequence ATGACGGCGACCGAGTCACCCCCGCGACCGTTCGACGAGCGGCGGTCACAGCTCCGGGCGACGCTCGAGGCCGCCGCCGGGCTGGTGGTCTGTCTGGATTTCGACGGCACGCTCGCGCCGATCGTCGACGATCCAGATACAGCGGTACCCACCGAACGGAATCGGGACGCCGTGGCCGCGCTGGCCGACGACCCGCGGGTGACGACGGCGATCGTCAGCGGGCGCGCCCTGCGGGACGTCCGCGAGCGTATCGACGGTCCGTCGATCTACGCCGGGAATCACGGGCTCGAACTCGCCCGCAAGGGGACGGTGGCCGTCCATCCGATCGCGCGCAAGCGCGCCGCCCAGATCGACCGACTCTGTTCGATCCTCGAGACCGCCCTGCGCTCTGTCCCGAACTGCCGGGTCGAAAACAAGCGACTGACCGGGACGATCCACTTCAGATCCGTCCCGGCGGCCGCGGAACCGATCGCTCGACGGATCACTCGCGAGGTCGTCGACCGGTTCGGCGGCGACGCACTCGCGCTCTCGACCGGGAAACGCATCCTCGAGATCGGTCCGAACGTTCGCTGGGGCAAGGGGAACGCGGTCGAGTTGATCGCCGCCGACGAACCGCCGGAGACCGCCGTCGTGTACATCGGCGACGACGTCACCGACGAGTCCGCGTTTCGGGCGGTCGAACCCGACGGAACCGGTATTCGGGTCGGCGGTGACAGCCCCTCGAGTGCATCCTGTCGAGTCGAGTCCCCCGCGGCGGTCGCGTCCGTTCTCTCGTGGCTCGGGTCGACCGGCACCGAACTGGTAGCCCGCTCCGGACGATCGCGATCGACTTGCCTCGAGACTCAGTAA